In the Tribolium castaneum strain GA2 chromosome 1, icTriCast1.1, whole genome shotgun sequence genome, one interval contains:
- the LOC655580 gene encoding glutathione S-transferase theta-2, which produces MAPTVYLIYASPPVRAVLMTAKAIGLTLTEKQVNLLAGDHLKPEYLKLNPQHTVPTLVDDDGFTIWDSHVIITYLVSKYAKNDALYPKDLKKRAVVDQRLHFESGFVFPRLAAISRPIFFEGKKTINQKDKESVCEAYGFLETFLNGHQWVAGDFISVADYSLVSVISSLNYIMVPIDAGKYPNLHAWLQRMEGRPEYAANVKGLEDYSKLLKSKMHSASLTKPDMAPTVYVTHASPPVRAVLITAKAIGLAVAEKEVNLFAGEHLKPEYLKLNPQHTVPTLVDDDGFTIWDSHAIITYLVSKYANNDALYPKDLKKRAVVDQRLHFESGFVTPRLGAVVLPVYLEGKKTITEQDKERICEAYAFLETFLNGHQWVAGDFISVADYSLVAIISSLHYILVPIDEEKYPNLQAWLKRMEGRPEYEANVKGLEDYRQLLKSKMTNLPC; this is translated from the exons ATGGCTCCAACTGTTTATCTCATCTATGCAAGTCCTCCAGTTCGGGCTGTTCTAATGACCGCTAAAGCCATCGGATTGACTCTAACAGAAAAGCAGGTGAATTTGTTAGCCGGCGATCATCTCAAACCCGAATACCTCAAG TTGAACCCTCAACACACCGTTCCAACACTTGTTGACGACGACGGTTTTACAATTTGGGACAGTCATGTAATCATCACTTATTTAGTGtccaaatatgcaaaaaacgacGCTTTGTATCCCAAAGACTTGAAAAAACGTGCAGTGGTTGACCAACGTTTGCATTTTGAATCGGGGTTTGTTTTCCCTCGATTAGCGGCGATTTCA cGCCCGATTTTCTTTGAAGGTAAGAAGACAATAAACCAAAAAGACAAAGAGAGTGTTTGTGAGGCTTACGGGTTTTTGGAAACGTTCCTGAACGGACACCAATGGGTTGCTGGTGATTTTATCAGCGTAGCTGACTacagtttagtttcagttatTAGTAGTTTGAATTATATTATGGTGCCCATTGATGCGGGGAAGTATCCTAATTTGCATGCGTGGCTACAGAGGATGGAAGGGCGGCCGGAATATGCAGCCAATGTGAAAGGACTGGAAGACTACAGCAAATTGTTGAAAAGCAAAATGCATAGTGCT TCTCTTACTAAACCCGACATGGCTCCAACAGTTTACGTCACACATGCAAGTCCTCCAGTTCGTGCTGTTCTGATAACTGCTAAAGCCATCGGTTTGGCTGTGGCAGAAAAAGAAGTGAATTTATTTGCTGGCGAACATCTGAAACCCGAATACCTCAAG TTGAACCCTCAACACACCGTTCCAACACTTGTTGACGATGATGGCTTTACAATTTGGGATAGTCATGCAATTATCACTTATTTGGTGTCCAAATATGCAAACAACGACGCTTTATATCCGAAAGATTTGAAAAAACGTGCGGTGGTTGATCAGCGGTTGCATTTTGAATCGGGGTTTGTTACCCCCAGGTTAGGGGCAGTTGTT ctCCCAGTTTACTTAGAAGGTAAGAAGACAATCACCGAACAAGATAAGGAGAGAATTTGTGAGGCTTACGCATTTTTGGAAACTTTTCTAAACGGACACCAGTGGGTAGCTGGTGATTTTATCAGTGTGGCTGATTACAGTTTAGTCGCAATTATAAGTAGTTTGCATTATATTTTGGTGCCGATTGACGAGGAAAAGTATCCTAACTTGCAAGCCTGGTTAAAACGGATGGAGGGTCGGCCGGAGTATGAAGCCAATGTGAAAGGATTGGAAGACTACCGCcaattattaaaaagcaaaatgaCGAATTTACCTTGTTGA
- the LOC655499 gene encoding glutathione S-transferase 1-1, with the protein MAPTLYMFQASSNVRAVLITAKAIDLKFNEKEIDFLHQDHLKPEYLQLNPQHTISTLVDDDFILWDSHAIMIYLVSKYAKNDALYPEDLKKRAVIHQRLHFESGVLAVQMRNFAFAVLYEDKTTIDQKDKDAIQESYAIMETFLEGKNWMAGDSVTIADYSLVATVSTLNAFVSIDTEKYQKLAKWVQRCESLPEYQVNRKGLIEVYNILKNKLSI; encoded by the exons ATGGCCCCAACCCTGTACATGTTCCAAGCAAGCTCTAATGTACGAGCTGTCCTTATTACAGCCAAAGCCATTGATTTGAAATTCAACGAAAAggaaattgattttttgcacCAAGACCACTTAAAACCCGAGTATCTTCAA TTGAACCCACAACATACAATTTCAACCCTTGTCGACGACGATTTTATTCTGTGGGACAGCCATGCCATTATGATTTATCTGGTTTCAAAATATGCCAAAAACGACGCTCTTTATCCCGAAGATTTGAAAAAACGGGCGGTTattcaccaaagacttcattTCGAGTCGGGAGTTTTAGCGGTTCAAATGAGAAATTTTGCT TTTGCAGTTCTTTACGAAGACAAAACCACGATTGATCAGAAAGATAAGGACGCTATTCAGGAGAGTTACGCAATTATGGAAACTTTTCTAGAAGGGAAAAATTGGATGGCTGGTGATTCTGTTACAATTGCCGACTACAGTTTAGTCGCAACTGTTAGTACCCTCAACGCTTTCGTCTCAATTGACACGGAAAAGTACCAAAAACTGGCAAAGTGGGTGCAACGGTGCGAAAGCCTCCCCGAGTATCAGGTTAACAGGAAAGGCTTAATCGAAGTTTACAACatactgaaaaataaattgtcaatataa
- the LOC655174 gene encoding glutathione S-transferase 1-1, giving the protein MAITLYMVAPSPAVRAVQITAKALGIELKEKPLNFLEGEHLKPEYLKINPQHTVPTIVEDDGFTLWDSNAINAYLVSKYGKNDSLYPKDLKKRALVDQRLHFNNGVAFATGLKIIGAILRAGKTTIDDKDQEDLNRVYAFIEAFLEGKQWIAGDCVTIADYNLYATVSAMNVLVPIDGKKYPKVAAWYKKVDALPEVEVSKKGLGMFEAMIKGKLK; this is encoded by the exons ATGGCTATCACCTTGTACATGGTCGCTCCAAGCCCAGCGGTACGTGCCGTTCAAATCACAGCCAAGGCTCTAGGAATAGAGCTGAAGGAAAAACCTTTGAACTTTCTGGAAGGCGAACATCTAAAACCCGAATATCTCAag atcaaCCCCCAACACACTGTACCCACTATTGTCGAAGACGACGGGTTCACTCTTTGGGACAGCAACGCCATTAACGCCTACCTTGTCTCAAAATATGGCAAAAACGACTCCCTCTACCCCAAAGACCTGAAGAAGAGGGCACTTGTCGACCAAAGACTTCACTTCAATAACGGAGTTGCGTTCGCCAccggtttaaaaattatc ggtgctaTTCTTCGCGCTGGCAAAACCACAATCGATGATAAAGACCAGGAAGACCTGAACCGAGTTTACGCATTTATTGAAGCTTTCCTGGAGGGCAAGCAGTGGATTGCTGGCGATTGTGTGACCATTGCTGACTACAACTTGTACGCCACTGTTAGTGCCATGAATGTTCTGGTACCGATTGATGGCAAGAAGTACCCGAAAGTGGCAGCTTGGTACAAGAAAGTCGATGCTCTGCCCGAAGTTGAAGTGAGCAAGAAAGGCTTGGGCATGTTCGAAGCCATGATTAAAGGCAAACttaagtaa
- the LOC655331 gene encoding glutathione S-transferase 1 codes for MAPTLHMLYASPPARAVMMTAKAIGLELNLKEVDFMNEEHLKPEYVKMNPQHTIPTLVDDDGFIIWDSHAIMIYLVSKYAKDDALYPKDIKKRAVIDQRLHFESGVVFALLRRIARPIVIGGQDFIEEKNQKGVIESYAFLDQFLDGRKWVAGDFKSIADYSLLSSISTLNKVIPVDPEKYPRVIAWLKKCEELPEYEANRRGVQEMADMINSKLAKK; via the exons ATGGCACCTACACTGCACATGCTTTATGCAAGTCCTCCGGCAAGAGCTGTCATGATGACGGCCAAAGCCATCGGACTTGAACTCAATCTGAAAGAAGTTGATTTCATGAACGAGGAACATTTAAAACCCGAATATGTGAAA atgAACCCTCAACACACAATTCCAACACTTGTAGACGACGATGGCTTCATAATTTGGGACAGTCATGCCATCATGATCTACCTGGTCTCCAAATACGCCAAAGACGACGCACTTTACCCCAAAGATATCAAAAAACGGGCAGTTATTGACCAAAGACTCCACTTTGAATCGGGCGTCGTATTCGCACTTTTGAGAAGAATTGCGAGACCAATTGTTATCGGAGGTCAGGATTTTATTGaagagaaaaatcaaaaaggtGTTATTGAAAGTTACGCTTTCTTGGACCAGTTTCTGGACGGGAGAAAATGGGTTGCTGGTGATTTTAAAAGCATTGCAGATTATAGTCTGCTTTCATCGATCAGTACACTAAACAAGGTGATTCCTGTCGATCCTGAAAAGTATCCAAGAGTCATCGCTTGGCTGAAAAAATGCGAGGAACTACCGGAATACGAGGCCAACCGCAGAGGAGTGCAAGAGATGGCTGACATGATCAACAGCAAGTTGGCTAAAAAATGA
- the LOC655415 gene encoding glutathione S-transferase 1 — MAPTLYMIQASPPVRAVLITAKAIGLDLNQKDINFFQDEHLKPHFLKLNPQHTIPTLEDEDGFAVWDSHAIMTYLVSKYAKDDSVYPQDIKKRAVVNQRLFFESGVIFFHMRNIARSLLVHCQNFINEDDRDGMIEGFGLLEKLLEGKKWAAGDFVSLADYSLISSVGTAVTIIPVDSEEYPNLTAWMKRCEELPEYAANAKGLKEAAEMLKLRLTRK; from the exons ATGGCTCCGACTTTATACATGATTCAAGCGAGCCCTCCAGTGCGAGCAGTTTTGATTACGGCCAAAGCCATCGGGCTTGATTTGAACCAAAAagacatcaatttttttcaagacgAACATTTGAAACCACATTTTCTTAAA TTGAACCCTCAACACACTATCCCCACGTTGGAAGATGAGGACGGTTTCGCAGTTTGGGACAGTCATGCAATTATGACTTATCTCGTTTCAAAATATGCAAAGGACGATTCTGTTTATCCacaagatattaaaaagcgaGCGGTTGTAAACCAGCGACTGTTTTTTGAATCcggagtaatttttttccacatGAGGAATATCGCT CGATCGCTTCTTGTTCATTGCCAAAACTTTATTAACGAGGATGATAGGGATGGTATGATTGAAGGTTTTGGTTTATTGGAAAAGCTTCTAGAGGGGAAAAAATGGGCTGCTGGTGATTTTGTCAGTCTTGCTGattatagtttaatttcgtcAGTTGGTACCGCTGTAACTATTATACCAGTAGACTCGGAGGAATACCCTAATTTGACTGCTTGGATGAAAAGGTGTGAGGAATTGCCAGAGTATGCAGCCAATGCCAAAGGCTTGAAAGAAGCCGCCGAAATGCTTAAACTTAGACTAACCAGAAAGTGA
- the LOC107397424 gene encoding uncharacterized protein LOC107397424: MAPTLYMMPPSPPVRAVLMTAKSIGLDLELKQLNLRRGDHKTPEYLKLNPQHTVPTLVDDDGFVLWDSHAIMVYLLSKYAKDDSLYPQDLRKRAVIDQRMHFDSGVAFAVFLRILYPLIYGEKKTITSEDTKAAEEVYSFLEAFLEGRQWLTGDFVTIADYSLIATTSSLNVLVKIDPVKYPKLTAWVKNVEKLPAYEANKPGLEKFIGYVKSILMCKIPIGMENKAYIFTRNKRIFIHFSFAMAPVLYVTHLTPPVRAVLMTAKTIDLDLELKKLNVEKREHKNSEFLKLNPQHTVPTLVDNDFVLWDSHAIMAYLVSKYAKDDSLYPNDLKQRAIVNQRMHFENGVAFPELLKILYPIIHDGKKTITQEDEIAADEVYSFLEAFLDGKQWITGDSVTIADYSLITTITALNVLVKIDHVVFPNLNTWMKKLEQLPVYEANRKGLDSYTTHVKLLLR; the protein is encoded by the exons ATGGCGCCCACTCTGTATATGATGCCTCCAAGTCCCCCAGTACGAGCTGTTCTCATGACTGCAAAATCAATCGGTCTTGACCTAGAGCTCAAACAATTAAACCTTCGTAGAGGTGACCACAAAACACCTGAATATCTTAAG CTAAACCCCCAACACACCGTCCCCACTTTGGTCGATGATGATGGTTTTGTCCTATGGGACAGCCATGCAATTATGGTTTATCTCCTCTCAAAATACGCCAAAGACGATTCTCTGTACCCACAAGACTTGAGAAAGAGGGCGGTTATTGATCAAAGGATGCACTTTGATAGTGGTGTTGCTTTTGCCGTGTTCTTAAGAATTTTG TATCCACTAATCTATGGTGAGAAGAAAACAATCACTTCTGAAGATACGAAAGCAGCTGAGGAAGTTTATTCCTTCTTGGAAGCTTTTCTTGAAGGAAGGCAATGGTTAACTGGCGATTTTGTCACAATTGCTGATTACAGTTTGATTGCCACGACTAGTTCTCTTAATGTTTTGGTGAAAATTGATCCTGTTAAGTACCCAAAGCTAACCGCTTGggtgaaaaatgttgaaaaactgCCGGCCTATGAGGCGAATAAGCCAGGACTTGAAAAATTCATTGGCTACGTTAAGTCAATATTA ATGTGCAAAATACCAATTGGAATGGAAAATAAGGCAtacatttttacaagaaaCAAAAGAATCTTCattcatttttcatttgcaaTGGCGCCCGTACTTTATGTCACACATCTGACGCCGCCAGTCCGAGCTGTTCTAATGACCGCCAAAACAATAGATCTAGATCTcgaactcaaaaaattaaatgtggaaaAACGTGAACACAAAAACTCCGAATTTCTCAAG TTAAATCCTCAACACACCGTCCCCACTTTAGTCGACAATGATTTTGTCCTATGGGACAGTCACGCAATTATGGCTTATCTCGTCTCCAAATACGCCAAAGACGACTCTCTTTACCCGAACGACTTGAAACAGAGAGCCATCGTGAACCAAAGAATGCATTTTGAAAATGGGGTCGCATTTCCcgagttgttaaaaattttg TATCCAATAATCCATGACGggaaaaaaacaatcacacAAGAAGACGAAATCGCAGCTGATGAAGTTTATTCCTTCCTGGAGGCTTTTCTCGACGGAAAACAGTGGATAACGGGCGATTCTGTCACGATTGCTGACTATAGTTTAATAACTACAATCACAGCCTTGaatgttttggtaaaaattgacCATGTTGTGTTCCCAAACCTGAACACTTGGATGAAAAAACTCGAACAACTGCCGGTTTATGAGGCAAATAGGAAAGGACTGGACAGTTACACCACTCacgttaaattgttgttacgCTGA
- the LOC655250 gene encoding glutathione S-transferase 1 — translation MAPTLYMLPASPPCRAVVMTAKALGVEFVEKGIYFFRDDNVKKEFCKINPQHTIPTLVDEDGSVFWDSHAIMAYLVAKYAKNDSLYPQDIKKRAIVNQRLFFESSVIFFHMKNIACSILLDGKNFIESEEKEPLLESLKVLEKFLEDSEWMAGNSLTIADYSLVSSIASVNNVIPIDPEKYPKLIAWFQKCKELPEYEVTRKGQEEGAAMLNARLNMSFGKKYQ, via the exons ATGGCACCTACTTTGTACATGCTTCCTGCAAGTCCTCCTTGCCGAGCTGTGGTTATGACAGCTAAAGCCCTTGGCGTGGAATTTGTAGAAAAAGGTATTTACTTCTTTCGAGACGATAATGTGAAGAAGGAATTTTGCAAA ATAAACCCACAACACACGATTCCAACCCTTGTTGACGAGGACGGATCGGTATTTTGGGACAGTCATGCAATTATGGCCTATCTGGTAGCTAAATATGCCAAAAATGACTCGCTCTATCCTcaagatattaaaaaacgAGCCATTGTTAACCAACGATTGTTTTTCGAATCTagtgttatattttttcatatgaAAAATATTGCT TGTTCAATTCTTCTAgacggcaaaaattttatagagTCGGAAGAGAAGGAACCTCTACTTGAAAGTTTAaaagttttggaaaaattcctAGAAGACAGTGAATGGATGGCTGGAAATTCACTTACCATAGCTGATTATAGCCTAGTTTCGTCTATCGCTAGTGTTAATAACGTGATACCAATTGATCCCGaaaagtacccaaagctaaTTGCTtggtttcaaaaatgtaaggaGCTTCCTGAATATGAAGTCACGAGGAAAGGGCAAGAAGAAGGTGCTGCTATGCTTAACGCTAGATTAAATATGTCATTCGGGAAAAaataccaataa
- the LOC655739 gene encoding glutathione S-transferase 1 produces MAPTLYLHHASPPVRAVLITAKAIGLPITEKEVNFATSENLSPEYLKMNPQHTVPTLVDDDGFTIWDSHAIITYLVSKYAKNDALYPKDLKKRAVVDQRLHFESGVVFPRLAAISWPIIRDGKKSLTQQEKDGIYEAYGFLETFLVGHEWVAGDFISVADYSLVSIISSLNYILVPIDSLKYPNLDAWLKRMEGRPEYAANLKGLEDYSMILKSRMASA; encoded by the exons ATGGCTCCTACTTTATATCTTCATCATGCAAGTCCTCCAGTTCGGGCTGTTCTAATAACTGCCAAAGCTATCGGATTGCCGATAACTGAAAAAGAAGTAAACTTCGCTACTAGTGAAAATCTCAGTCCTGAATATCTGAAG ATGAACCCTCAACACACTGTTCCAACACTTGTTGACGACGACGGATTTACAATTTGGGACAGTCATGCAATCATCACTTATTTAGTGTCCAAATACGCAAAAAACGACGCTTTATATCCCAAAGACTTGAAAAAACGTGCGGTGGTTGACCAACGTTTGCATTTTGAATCGGGGGTTGTTTTTCCCCGATTAGCGGCAATTTCA TGGCCGATTATCCGTGATGGTAAAAAGTCACTAACTCAACAAGAAAAAGACGGCATTTATGAGGCTTATGGATTTTTGGAAACTTTTCTAGTCGGACATGAATGGGTTGCTGGTGATTTTATCAGTGTTGCTGATTATAGTTTGGTTTCAATTATCAGTAGTTTGAATTATATTTTGGTGCCGATTGATTCTTTGAAGTATCCTAACTTGGACGCGTGGTTAAAAAGGATGGAAGGTCGGCCAGAATATGCCGCTAATTTAAAAGGATTGGAAGACTACAGCATGATACTAAAAAGCAGAATGGCTAGTGCATAA